The Desulfohalovibrio reitneri genome contains a region encoding:
- a CDS encoding glucokinase, which yields MLRILASDIGGTSSRFRFFSVSGRDLEPGDSVTLDTASAASLPDLLAGLQAEGLDPAGADALVLAVPGPVERGTFARAANIDWHFDLAELDSKLAAKTHLINDFVAQGYAARTRSMEASHPVKDGAADPEGALAVIGAGTGLGYSVTLPGGEAGFLAVASEGGHMAFPFVGDEEEAFHVFLRRERDIPYAYGDAVVSGSGLAALHAFLTGRKRKPREVAAEIGPDSETTRLFARFYARAARNWTLATAALGGVVLSGGVAAKNPFLVDNDAFREEFVSSPSYPELLRDIPVRLNRDEEAGLWGAALYGAQRAGLGGS from the coding sequence ATGTTGCGCATTCTGGCATCCGACATCGGGGGCACCTCCAGCCGGTTCCGCTTCTTTTCCGTTTCCGGACGCGATCTGGAACCTGGGGATTCCGTCACCCTGGACACGGCCTCGGCCGCCTCCCTGCCTGACCTGCTGGCCGGATTGCAGGCCGAGGGGCTGGACCCGGCGGGGGCGGACGCCCTGGTCCTGGCCGTGCCCGGCCCGGTGGAGCGGGGCACATTCGCCCGGGCCGCCAACATCGACTGGCACTTCGACCTGGCCGAGCTGGACTCCAAGCTGGCCGCCAAGACCCACCTCATCAACGATTTCGTGGCCCAGGGCTACGCCGCCCGCACGCGTTCCATGGAGGCCTCGCACCCGGTCAAGGACGGCGCGGCGGACCCGGAGGGCGCGCTTGCGGTCATCGGCGCGGGCACAGGCCTTGGGTACAGCGTCACCCTGCCGGGCGGCGAGGCGGGCTTTCTGGCCGTGGCCTCGGAAGGGGGGCACATGGCCTTTCCCTTCGTGGGCGACGAGGAGGAGGCATTCCACGTTTTTCTGCGCCGTGAGCGCGACATCCCGTACGCTTACGGCGACGCCGTGGTCTCCGGCTCCGGCCTGGCCGCGCTGCACGCCTTCCTCACCGGCCGCAAACGTAAGCCGCGCGAGGTGGCCGCGGAAATCGGCCCCGACTCGGAGACAACCCGCCTCTTCGCCCGCTTCTATGCCCGGGCCGCCCGCAATTGGACCCTGGCCACGGCCGCCCTTGGCGGTGTGGTGCTGTCCGGCGGGGTGGCCGCCAAGAACCCCTTCCTGGTGGACAACGACGCCTTCCGCGAGGAATTCGTCTCTTCTCCCTCCTATCCCGAACTGCTGCGGGACATCCCGGTGCGGCTCAACCGGGACGAGGAGGCCGGGCTGTGGGGCGCGGCCTTGTACGGCGCGCAGCGGGCCGGACTGGGCGGAAGCTGA
- a CDS encoding TVP38/TMEM64 family protein: MTAKTWNKLAIVAIIAAAAAAFFLLDLHQKLTLENLKASRESLEQLYAQHTLAMLGGYFAVYVLMAALSLPGAAVMSLAGAAVFGFLPALVVVSFASAIGATLACAVARYLFRDWVKARFGGEKLEKINAGIKREGAFYLFTLRLIPVFPFFAINLVVGLTDMALRTFYWVSQVGMLPGTAVYVNAGVQLGQVRSVGDIFSLDIILSFAALGLFPLAARKVMRWVRGKRADEVEPETGGERGDG; encoded by the coding sequence GTGACAGCCAAGACCTGGAATAAGCTGGCCATCGTGGCCATCATCGCGGCCGCGGCGGCGGCCTTTTTTTTGCTGGACCTGCACCAGAAGCTGACCCTGGAGAACCTCAAGGCCTCCCGCGAGAGCCTGGAGCAACTCTACGCCCAGCACACCTTGGCCATGCTGGGCGGCTACTTCGCCGTCTATGTGCTCATGGCCGCCCTCAGCCTGCCCGGCGCGGCGGTGATGAGCCTGGCGGGCGCGGCGGTGTTCGGGTTTCTGCCCGCGCTGGTCGTGGTTTCCTTCGCCTCCGCCATCGGGGCCACCCTGGCCTGCGCCGTGGCCCGCTACCTCTTCCGCGATTGGGTCAAGGCGCGTTTCGGCGGGGAAAAGCTGGAGAAGATCAACGCGGGCATCAAGCGCGAGGGTGCCTTCTATCTCTTCACCCTGCGCCTCATCCCCGTCTTTCCCTTCTTCGCCATCAACCTGGTGGTGGGGCTGACGGACATGGCCCTGCGGACCTTCTACTGGGTCTCCCAGGTGGGCATGCTTCCGGGCACCGCTGTCTACGTCAACGCCGGGGTACAGCTGGGGCAGGTGCGGTCGGTGGGCGACATCTTCTCCCTGGACATCATTCTCTCCTTCGCCGCCCTGGGCTTGTTCCCCCTGGCGGCCAGGAAGGTCATGCGGTGGGTCAGGGGCAAACGGGCCGACGAGGTCGAGCCGGAAACCGGCGGGGAGCGAGGCGATGGGTGA
- a CDS encoding dihydrolipoyl dehydrogenase family protein has translation MGEKFDYDIGVIGGGAAGLTVTAGAAQLGAKTVLIEKEPKLGGDCLHYGCVPSKTLIRTARAYHEMKRAERYGLPRVIPEKVDFRRVAERIQSVIDTIQKHDSPERFCRLGAEVRFGRARFTDEHQVELEDGQRVSAKRWVLATGSEPAVPPISGLREAGCLTNKDIFSLEALPPSLIVLGAGPIACEMAQAFQRLGCQVSVIQRSGQILTKEDPDMASIVLESLEREGVKFHLGTEIRSVRVAGGHKEVVFAKNGREWTVKGHEILAALGRDIATDGLGLNNAGVKHSRKGIEVDAKMRTSQKHIFACGDATGKYLFTHAAGYEGGIVVSNAVFRLPRKADYTWLPWCTYTQPELASIGRNEAALKRDGVEYEVWTEDFAENDRAQAEGEGRGTLKLLLDGSENPLGVQIAGPGAGDLVGEWVAALNGKVKFSTLAGAVHPYPTLAEINKKVAGSVFSRKVFSDTVKKGLHFLFHYKGRACEMPEEAEEGGRG, from the coding sequence ATGGGTGAGAAGTTCGACTACGACATCGGGGTCATCGGCGGCGGCGCGGCCGGGCTGACGGTCACGGCCGGGGCGGCCCAGCTGGGCGCCAAGACGGTGCTCATCGAGAAGGAGCCCAAGCTGGGCGGGGACTGCCTGCACTACGGTTGCGTGCCCTCCAAGACCCTCATCCGCACCGCCCGCGCCTACCACGAGATGAAGCGCGCCGAACGCTACGGCCTGCCCCGGGTCATCCCGGAGAAGGTGGATTTCCGTCGGGTGGCGGAGCGCATCCAGTCGGTCATCGACACCATCCAGAAGCACGACTCCCCGGAGCGGTTCTGCCGCCTGGGCGCGGAGGTGCGTTTTGGCCGCGCACGCTTCACCGACGAGCATCAGGTGGAATTGGAGGACGGCCAGCGGGTGAGCGCCAAACGCTGGGTGCTGGCCACCGGCTCGGAGCCGGCCGTGCCGCCCATCTCCGGCCTGCGCGAGGCCGGCTGCCTGACCAACAAGGACATCTTCTCCCTGGAGGCGCTGCCGCCGTCCCTCATCGTGCTGGGAGCGGGGCCCATCGCCTGCGAGATGGCCCAGGCCTTCCAGCGGCTGGGCTGCCAGGTCTCGGTCATCCAGCGGTCGGGGCAAATTCTGACCAAGGAGGACCCGGACATGGCCTCCATCGTGCTGGAGAGCCTGGAGCGCGAGGGGGTGAAGTTCCACCTGGGCACGGAGATCAGGAGCGTGCGCGTGGCGGGCGGCCACAAGGAGGTGGTTTTCGCCAAGAACGGCCGGGAATGGACGGTCAAGGGCCACGAGATTCTGGCTGCTTTGGGGCGGGACATCGCCACCGACGGACTGGGCCTGAACAACGCCGGGGTGAAGCACAGCCGCAAGGGCATCGAGGTGGACGCCAAGATGCGCACCTCGCAAAAGCATATTTTCGCCTGCGGCGACGCCACGGGCAAATACCTCTTCACCCACGCCGCCGGATACGAGGGCGGCATCGTGGTCTCCAACGCCGTCTTCCGCCTGCCGCGCAAGGCGGACTACACTTGGCTGCCCTGGTGCACCTACACCCAGCCGGAGCTGGCCAGCATCGGCCGTAACGAGGCCGCCCTCAAGCGGGACGGGGTGGAGTACGAGGTCTGGACGGAGGACTTTGCGGAGAACGACCGCGCCCAGGCCGAAGGGGAGGGGCGCGGCACGCTGAAGCTGCTGCTGGACGGCTCGGAGAATCCGCTGGGGGTGCAGATCGCCGGGCCCGGCGCGGGCGATTTGGTGGGCGAGTGGGTGGCCGCGCTCAACGGCAAGGTCAAGTTTTCCACCCTGGCCGGGGCGGTGCATCCCTATCCCACCCTGGCGGAGATCAACAAGAAGGTGGCCGGGTCGGTCTTTTCCAGAAAGGTCTTTTCCGACACGGTCAAGAAAGGATTGCATTTCCTCTTCCACTACAAGGGCCGGGCCTGCGAAATGCCTGAAGAGGCCGAGGAGGGCGGGCGGGGCTGA
- a CDS encoding SidJ-related pseudokinase — protein MTHYYPEADAASRAIQKEFSATYLSARSLREEVARDPSRVPEQSVRALELILNNFGHDAQRNAHYLYREAAQGVACLLGPESGPEISQRAMNTLSSLLREGTRKARLAVAGVLGELDPGLGRMRAEPEKPDPGRSRRTAEVLSGVDLDGRPRRAGRSLLFPLADGDLAVLKLAKPGEDPAGLALEAAWMSRLEGADAPVSFQSPEVLDMVRLSDPPVPGMHQEGWCLAYRCRPDYFAYPNELPCGSVPDPEDFEGMMARSARLFGWLASRGVVHDAPIPLFHNRTAQGRRADEGVYQWRRMGRLDRWLESCRHPNFGRTGPRDFEHLVPVRTGAALHEGLGSLFLSMGLVAGSYFRARDRSLVGLDARDEPVDARHLFDLELLERVMRRCFTEFHHGFRGSPWKGRAAYNTSWLAKRMIGAMGVDSHMTEVLRVVDQEEMDDRTFVDFLVARGVDRTRAEGLKRGADEIELVTGPHLGRFNNLISLPELIEYAAACSAQCIGGRALDALRAAPSSPEPREGGTAA, from the coding sequence GTGACCCATTACTATCCCGAGGCGGACGCCGCTTCCCGGGCCATCCAGAAGGAGTTCTCCGCCACCTACCTCTCGGCCCGCTCCCTGCGGGAAGAGGTGGCCCGCGACCCCTCGCGCGTGCCGGAGCAGTCCGTGCGCGCCCTGGAGCTCATCCTGAACAACTTCGGCCACGACGCCCAGCGCAACGCCCACTACCTGTACCGCGAGGCGGCCCAGGGCGTGGCCTGCCTGCTGGGGCCCGAGTCCGGGCCGGAGATTTCCCAGCGGGCCATGAACACCCTCTCTTCCCTGTTGCGGGAGGGTACCCGCAAGGCGCGGCTGGCCGTGGCCGGGGTGCTGGGCGAACTGGATCCCGGCCTGGGTCGCATGCGGGCCGAGCCGGAAAAGCCGGACCCCGGGCGGAGCAGGCGAACGGCCGAGGTGCTGTCCGGGGTTGATCTGGACGGCAGGCCCCGCCGGGCGGGCCGCAGCCTGCTTTTTCCCCTGGCGGACGGCGACCTGGCCGTGCTGAAGCTGGCCAAACCGGGCGAGGACCCGGCCGGGCTGGCCCTGGAGGCGGCCTGGATGAGCCGCCTGGAAGGGGCGGACGCACCGGTTTCCTTCCAGTCCCCCGAAGTCCTCGACATGGTGCGGCTGAGCGACCCGCCGGTGCCGGGCATGCATCAGGAAGGCTGGTGCCTGGCCTACCGCTGCCGGCCCGACTATTTCGCCTACCCCAACGAGCTTCCCTGCGGCTCCGTGCCCGACCCCGAGGACTTCGAGGGGATGATGGCCCGCTCTGCCCGCCTTTTCGGCTGGCTTGCCTCGCGGGGCGTGGTGCACGACGCCCCCATCCCGCTCTTCCACAACCGCACGGCCCAGGGCAGGCGGGCGGACGAGGGCGTCTACCAGTGGCGGCGCATGGGGCGGCTGGACCGCTGGCTGGAATCCTGCCGCCACCCCAACTTCGGCCGCACAGGGCCCCGCGACTTCGAGCACCTCGTCCCCGTGCGCACCGGGGCGGCCCTGCACGAGGGGCTGGGCTCGCTTTTCCTGTCCATGGGGCTTGTGGCGGGCAGCTACTTCCGAGCCCGCGACCGCTCCCTGGTGGGGCTGGATGCCCGGGACGAGCCGGTGGACGCGCGCCATCTCTTCGATCTGGAGCTTCTTGAGCGGGTCATGCGGCGCTGCTTCACCGAGTTCCACCACGGCTTCCGCGGCAGTCCCTGGAAGGGCAGGGCGGCCTACAACACCTCCTGGCTGGCCAAGCGCATGATCGGGGCCATGGGCGTGGACAGCCACATGACCGAGGTGCTGCGGGTGGTGGATCAGGAGGAGATGGACGACCGGACGTTCGTGGATTTCCTGGTGGCCAGGGGCGTGGACCGTACGCGGGCCGAGGGGCTGAAGCGCGGCGCGGACGAGATCGAGCTTGTCACCGGGCCGCACCTGGGCCGCTTCAACAACCTCATTTCCCTGCCGGAGCTCATCGAGTACGCCGCGGCTTGCTCCGCCCAGTGCATCGGAGGACGGGCCCTGGACGCGCTGCGCGCCGCCCCGTCCAGCCCTGAGCCGAGAGAGGGCGGCACGGCGGCCTGA
- a CDS encoding TadE/TadG family type IV pilus assembly protein, with the protein MFRLHTDQRGVASLILGLSLAMVVGFTALAVDVGYMHMEKARLQTAADSAALAGVQALISAGDDHAEVRDTALAVGRANLSQDEKPEQALQDGHVSLLKDGVAAFTGANQVEVTAGLAASRGNALNLFFGPVIGRDTADIRATARAGLSGACSSRCVKPFSIPTKFAWDDTCESPGSSYYRNGEMDSDSACEKNSIMIIGYGDEDVGTQVTLKPGDPSDAVVPSHYNLINLPPVNKGTPVTGASEVRENIRGCEGSNNQAVVEKDDELQLEPGNTTGPTKQGVKEVLSEDPYATWDDATNSIQNSLFADPHAESPCGHHRLLRSPASACLGP; encoded by the coding sequence ATGTTCAGGCTTCACACCGATCAACGAGGCGTCGCCAGCCTCATCCTCGGTCTCTCCCTGGCCATGGTGGTGGGCTTCACCGCCCTGGCCGTGGACGTGGGCTACATGCACATGGAAAAGGCCCGGCTGCAGACCGCGGCGGACTCCGCCGCCCTGGCCGGTGTCCAGGCCCTCATCTCCGCGGGCGACGACCACGCCGAGGTGCGCGACACCGCCCTGGCCGTGGGCCGGGCCAACCTGTCCCAGGACGAGAAGCCCGAGCAGGCCCTGCAGGACGGGCACGTCAGCCTGCTCAAGGACGGCGTTGCCGCCTTCACCGGAGCCAACCAGGTGGAGGTCACGGCCGGACTGGCCGCCTCGCGAGGCAACGCCCTGAACCTGTTTTTCGGCCCGGTCATCGGGCGCGACACCGCGGACATCAGGGCCACGGCCAGGGCGGGCCTCTCCGGGGCCTGCTCCTCGCGCTGCGTGAAGCCCTTCTCCATCCCCACCAAGTTCGCCTGGGACGACACCTGCGAGTCCCCCGGCTCCTCCTACTACCGCAACGGAGAGATGGACAGCGACAGCGCCTGCGAAAAGAACTCCATCATGATCATCGGCTACGGCGACGAGGACGTTGGAACCCAGGTCACGCTCAAGCCGGGCGACCCGTCCGACGCGGTGGTGCCCAGCCACTACAATCTCATCAATCTGCCGCCCGTGAACAAGGGGACGCCCGTCACCGGAGCGAGCGAAGTGCGCGAGAACATCCGGGGCTGCGAGGGCTCCAACAACCAGGCCGTGGTGGAGAAGGACGACGAACTGCAGCTGGAGCCGGGCAACACCACCGGCCCCACCAAGCAGGGCGTGAAGGAGGTTCTTTCCGAGGACCCCTACGCCACCTGGGACGACGCCACCAACTCAATCCAGAACAGCCTCTTCGCCGACCCCCATGCAGAGTCCCCGTGTGGCCATCATCGCCTTCTACGATCCCCGGCATCCGCCTGTCTCGGGCCGTAA
- a CDS encoding TadE/TadG family type IV pilus assembly protein, producing the protein MRAFRSEKGSVSVEFALTMAFLVFPLFIGTIDVSRLVGAKTALTRAAREGAVAASRAM; encoded by the coding sequence ATGCGCGCTTTCCGTTCCGAAAAGGGCAGCGTGAGCGTGGAGTTCGCCCTGACCATGGCCTTTCTGGTCTTTCCACTGTTCATCGGCACCATCGACGTGTCCAGGCTTGTGGGGGCCAAGACCGCCCTGACCCGGGCCGCCCGGGAGGGGGCGGTAGCGGCCTCCCGCGCCATGTAA
- the pruA gene encoding L-glutamate gamma-semialdehyde dehydrogenase — MAESVDIATLDAGIERRGKQFFDSIRGETPGLFSKGHWTGKVMDWAMRNEDFKVQLFRFVDVLPYLNTSENLQRHIEEYFAGNESGDIPSVLKWGAEKSGMFGGFAAKAMGKVIRGNIESMAKQFIIGQNTREALKTLRKLRKDGFAFAVDFLGEATVSEAEADAYLEGYLELLDALDAEQSKWKALDAKGDKDWGHQPKINVSVKPSAFYSQAKPQDVPGSVDGIMERIRPIYRRIMEMGGALCIDVEQLKYKEITLELFKRLRSDPEFRDYPELSVVLQAYLRDTDQDLEDLLDWARAEDLPFGIRLVKGAYWDQETVWAMQAGWPVPVWTNKAESDAAFERQSKRILENSDLVYYQCGSHNIRSISTVMELAKAMGVDESRYEFQVLYGMAEPVRKGLKNVAGRVRLYCPYGELLPGMAYLVRRLLENTANESFLRQSFVDEADVSRLMENPERTLTREVECSPTTHPEPKAGPNGLTPFKNDPMIDFTIKANRAAFTEAIRTVRGKMGRTYPLFINGRDVETDDVLESTNPADTSEVVGRICQAGVGEIDDAMAAADRALLTWRDTPPRERAEYLLKAADVARRRLFELSAWQVLEVGKQWDQSYHDVTEAIDFLEYYAREMVRLGDPKRMGNAPGEHNHLFYQAKGVAAVIAPWNFPLAISVGMCSAAIVAGNPVIYKPSHISSVIGYGLVELFKEAGLPDGVFNYCPGRSRVMGDHLIEHPKTAVIAFTGSMEVGLRIQEKAAKAQPGQDHCKRVIAEMGGKNAIIIDDDADLDEAVVHTLYSAYGFQGQKCSACSRVIVVDSIYDRFMERLVEGAKSVKLGPAEDPANFMGPVADKSQQKTVGEYVELARQEGEILVERMPEDTDGACWVPLTIVSGINPEHRIAQEEIFGPVLAVMRAKDYDQAIEWANDTRFALTGAVFSRSPQHLERARREFRVGNLYLNRGSTGSLVHRQPFGGFKMSGVGSKAGGPDYLIQFMDPRCVTENTMRRGFTPIEDDDEWVC, encoded by the coding sequence ATGGCTGAATCCGTGGACATCGCCACCCTGGACGCCGGCATCGAGCGGCGCGGCAAGCAATTTTTCGACTCCATCCGGGGCGAGACCCCCGGTCTCTTTTCCAAGGGCCACTGGACCGGCAAGGTCATGGATTGGGCCATGCGCAACGAGGACTTCAAGGTGCAGCTGTTCCGTTTCGTGGACGTGCTGCCCTACCTCAACACCTCCGAGAACCTGCAGCGCCACATCGAGGAGTACTTCGCCGGCAACGAGTCCGGCGACATCCCCTCGGTGCTCAAGTGGGGCGCGGAGAAGTCCGGCATGTTCGGCGGCTTCGCGGCCAAGGCCATGGGCAAGGTCATCCGGGGCAACATCGAGTCCATGGCCAAGCAGTTCATCATCGGCCAGAACACCCGCGAAGCCCTGAAAACCCTGCGCAAGCTGCGCAAGGACGGCTTCGCCTTCGCCGTGGACTTTCTGGGCGAGGCCACGGTCAGCGAGGCCGAGGCCGACGCCTACCTCGAGGGCTACCTGGAGCTGCTGGACGCCCTGGACGCGGAGCAGTCCAAATGGAAGGCGCTGGACGCCAAGGGCGACAAGGACTGGGGACATCAGCCCAAGATCAACGTCTCGGTCAAGCCTTCGGCCTTCTACTCCCAGGCCAAGCCCCAGGACGTGCCCGGCTCGGTGGACGGCATCATGGAGCGCATCCGCCCCATCTACCGCAGAATCATGGAGATGGGCGGGGCATTGTGCATCGACGTGGAGCAGCTCAAGTACAAGGAAATCACCCTGGAGCTGTTCAAGCGGCTGCGATCCGACCCCGAGTTCCGCGACTACCCCGAGCTGTCCGTGGTGCTGCAGGCCTACCTGCGCGACACCGACCAGGACCTCGAGGACCTGCTGGACTGGGCGCGGGCCGAGGACCTGCCTTTCGGCATCCGCCTGGTGAAGGGCGCCTACTGGGACCAGGAGACGGTCTGGGCCATGCAGGCTGGTTGGCCCGTGCCGGTGTGGACCAACAAGGCCGAGTCCGACGCCGCTTTCGAGCGCCAGTCAAAGCGGATTCTGGAGAACAGCGACTTGGTCTACTACCAGTGCGGCTCGCACAACATCCGCTCCATCTCAACCGTCATGGAGCTAGCCAAGGCCATGGGCGTGGACGAGAGCCGCTACGAGTTCCAGGTGCTCTACGGCATGGCCGAGCCCGTGCGCAAGGGGCTGAAGAACGTGGCCGGGCGGGTGCGGCTCTACTGCCCGTACGGCGAGCTGCTCCCGGGCATGGCCTATCTGGTGCGCCGCCTGCTGGAGAACACGGCCAACGAGTCCTTCCTGCGGCAGAGTTTCGTGGACGAGGCGGACGTCTCCCGCCTGATGGAGAACCCCGAGCGCACCCTGACCCGCGAGGTGGAGTGCAGCCCCACGACGCATCCAGAGCCCAAGGCCGGGCCGAACGGGCTGACCCCCTTCAAGAACGATCCCATGATCGACTTCACCATCAAGGCCAACCGCGCCGCCTTCACCGAGGCCATCCGCACCGTGCGGGGCAAGATGGGACGCACCTACCCCCTCTTCATCAACGGCCGCGACGTGGAGACGGACGACGTGCTGGAGTCCACCAACCCGGCCGACACCTCCGAGGTGGTGGGCCGCATCTGCCAGGCCGGGGTGGGCGAGATCGACGACGCCATGGCCGCGGCCGACCGCGCCCTGCTCACCTGGCGCGACACCCCGCCCCGCGAGCGGGCCGAGTACCTGCTCAAGGCCGCGGACGTGGCCCGGAGGCGCCTCTTCGAGTTGTCCGCCTGGCAGGTGCTGGAGGTGGGCAAGCAGTGGGACCAGTCCTACCACGACGTCACCGAGGCCATCGACTTCCTTGAATACTACGCCCGCGAAATGGTCCGCCTGGGCGACCCCAAGCGCATGGGCAACGCCCCGGGCGAGCACAACCACCTCTTCTACCAGGCAAAAGGCGTGGCCGCGGTCATCGCGCCGTGGAACTTCCCGCTGGCCATCTCCGTGGGCATGTGCTCTGCGGCCATCGTGGCGGGCAATCCGGTCATCTACAAGCCCTCCCACATCTCCTCGGTCATCGGTTACGGCCTGGTGGAGCTGTTCAAGGAGGCCGGCCTGCCGGACGGCGTATTCAACTACTGTCCCGGCCGTTCCCGGGTCATGGGCGACCATCTCATCGAGCATCCCAAAACCGCCGTCATCGCCTTCACCGGCTCCATGGAAGTGGGGCTGCGCATCCAGGAGAAGGCGGCCAAGGCGCAGCCCGGCCAGGACCACTGCAAGCGGGTCATCGCCGAGATGGGCGGCAAGAACGCCATCATCATCGACGACGACGCCGACCTGGACGAGGCCGTGGTGCACACCCTCTACTCCGCTTACGGCTTCCAGGGGCAGAAGTGCTCCGCCTGCTCGCGGGTCATCGTGGTGGACTCCATCTACGACCGCTTCATGGAGCGGTTGGTGGAGGGCGCCAAGTCGGTCAAGCTGGGCCCCGCCGAGGATCCGGCCAACTTCATGGGTCCGGTGGCGGACAAGAGCCAGCAGAAAACCGTGGGCGAATACGTGGAGCTGGCCCGCCAGGAGGGCGAGATCCTGGTGGAGCGCATGCCCGAGGACACCGACGGCGCCTGCTGGGTGCCCCTGACCATCGTCTCCGGCATCAACCCGGAGCACCGCATCGCCCAGGAGGAGATCTTCGGCCCGGTGCTGGCGGTCATGCGCGCCAAGGACTACGACCAGGCCATCGAGTGGGCCAACGACACCCGTTTCGCCCTCACCGGCGCGGTTTTCTCCCGCAGTCCGCAGCACCTGGAACGGGCCCGGCGCGAGTTCCGTGTGGGCAACCTCTACCTCAACCGGGGCTCCACCGGCTCCCTGGTCCACCGCCAGCCCTTCGGCGGCTTCAAGATGTCCGGCGTGGGCTCCAAGGCGGGCGGCCCGGACTACCTCATCCAGTTCATGGACCCGCGCTGCGTGACCGAGAACACCATGCGCCGGGGCTTCACGCCCATCGAGGACGACGACGAGTGGGTCTGCTGA
- a CDS encoding Lrp/AsnC family transcriptional regulator, with amino-acid sequence MDAVDTHILNILRDNARISNAELARTVGMAPSAVLERVRKLERKGVIERYEARINPKEVGLSLTAFTFVHVEEGVGTLDTGQKLAALPEVLEAHYTAGSASYLLKLRVSDTEGLAQLLQRIGRIEGVRDTNSTIVLRTLKETSAPAVVETP; translated from the coding sequence ATGGACGCAGTTGACACGCATATCCTGAACATCCTTCGGGACAACGCCCGCATTTCCAACGCCGAGCTGGCCCGCACCGTGGGCATGGCTCCTTCGGCCGTGCTGGAGCGGGTCCGCAAGCTGGAGCGCAAAGGGGTCATCGAGCGCTACGAAGCGCGCATTAACCCCAAGGAGGTCGGCCTCTCCCTGACCGCCTTCACCTTCGTCCACGTGGAGGAGGGGGTGGGCACCCTGGACACCGGCCAGAAGCTGGCCGCGCTGCCCGAGGTGCTGGAGGCCCACTACACGGCCGGATCGGCCTCGTACCTGCTCAAGTTGCGCGTTTCGGACACCGAGGGTCTGGCGCAGCTGCTGCAACGCATCGGGCGCATTGAGGGCGTGCGCGACACAAACTCCACCATCGTCTTGCGCACCCTCAAGGAGACTTCGGCCCCGGCCGTGGTCGAAACCCCCTAA
- a CDS encoding chemotaxis response regulator CheY, whose protein sequence is MGYDKNMRVLVVDDFSTMRRIVKNILKQIGMTNVVEADDGTTAWDLLNREPVDFIVSDWNMPQMSGIELLRKVRASEEFADLPFLMVTAEAQQENIIEAVQAKVSNYIVKPFTAETMQQKIDKIFEK, encoded by the coding sequence ATGGGCTATGACAAGAACATGCGGGTGCTGGTTGTGGACGACTTCTCCACCATGCGCCGCATCGTGAAGAACATCCTCAAACAGATCGGCATGACCAACGTGGTGGAGGCGGACGACGGCACCACCGCCTGGGACCTGCTCAACCGCGAGCCGGTGGACTTCATCGTTTCCGACTGGAACATGCCCCAGATGAGCGGCATCGAGCTGCTGCGCAAGGTCCGCGCCTCCGAGGAGTTCGCCGACCTGCCCTTCCTCATGGTCACGGCCGAGGCCCAGCAGGAGAACATCATCGAGGCCGTGCAGGCCAAGGTCTCCAACTACATCGTCAAGCCCTTCACCGCCGAGACCATGCAGCAGAAGATCGACAAGATCTTCGAAAAATAA